Genomic window (Arachis hypogaea cultivar Tifrunner chromosome 13, arahy.Tifrunner.gnm2.J5K5, whole genome shotgun sequence):
GCAACAACTCAGAAACTATGAATCTGTTCCAGACATGGTTGACCGTCTTGGTGGGAAGAATATGAAACTTAGCGATCAAGCTGTTTCTGCCCTCACTATTGATGTCTTCATCATTGTTTTTGCCATTTGTTGCATCATTTATGTAACAATATTCAAAGCACCATATTATTATTAGATGCATGCATAATCACagtatttttatattgtaatttGTAATTGTTATAATGTAATGCAGTAGAATCAGATATAGGACTATACATCATTGCCACATTTAAGGCAAGGTTTCTCCATTGTTGATTCTCTTTTAGCAATGATAACATCGTATATTTCCTTGTAGTTGCAGAGAAAACTAAAATGCTAGAATCAAAGGAAAAGTGGGAGATACTTATTTTCTAACGTGACATGTAGTTGACACTCGAAGTCAAACACCATAACCAACTTGCAATTGGCATTGCTCAAAGTCCAACTGTTTCTTGTTACAGCATCAAACTCAATCGTATTTCATGGTTTGGCTCTGAACGTCACGAACTCACGATTCAATACACAAACTATCATAAAGCCTAAAGTTTACACTGGAATACGATggacatgtatttatatatgctTCCAAGTTCCAAACCtgcttaaatttttgaaatttcagCACAGATTTTAACTTTGAATTTGAATCTTTACTTAGTTCAATTTTCCATTTCCATTGTTTTGCTGATGTTTTAGTTACAATCTTACATGCACATAGAGAACCCCCTCTCAAATGACAGGAAAAAGTATGCACCAAGTAAGAACTAAGAAGGTGGGGGACTCTACAGTATAAGAGACGTTTATGATCAATTTTTGATAACTTGGCATTCTAAAGAAACCCGGGCAATATTAACAGCAGAGAAAGAATGTGAATAGACCATATCACCAAATACTAGTCACTAGCCTCTTTTACCACTGCTAAGCACTCTATGAAGTTGGAAAGCTTCTCCCTGCTCCCCACTCAAAGATCTATTCTCCAAGCAACAAGCAGTTAGCTGTCTAAGTAACCTCTCAAGATACGAGTGCAAGCAATTTTTGGACTCTTTCATGTTGGGATTTGTCGACAAGATCAACGCATTGACTGTGTCAGCTACAACTTCACGTTGAGAGTCTTTTAGAAGATATCCTACAGGGGATTCCAGTGGTTGTTCGTATGCCAACAAAGCAACACAATCCTGCAGAATAAGAAATATAGAATTCAAAGATAAATTTAACTAACTGTACTACCAATAAGATGAACAGAAATAATCTTGTGAAGTAATCTCCAGCAATTGTGAAGGCTTATATTTGAGGGAAGAAGAGACTGCTCATGTTTAGCATGCACGAAATAGACCAGAATGATTATATGCTATAACCAAGCCAGGCCCTATGAAATTCGAAATCAGCCAGAAATAATTGGTGTAGCAGCAATGATTTTAGttgtcggtaaagaaattcacctGAACTAGGTCCTCAAAGACAGGCAACCCAAAAAAGCTTGACAACTCTATTCTTCCATATTTGACAGCCTCCTCCAATGCTCCAATCTATTTATACCAGAGAGGGATGCAAAAGTGTTAATTAAGTAATTCTCTACCCAAAtaggaattttaaataaaagctaCATACCAAATTGAATCAGTAACAAtcgataattataataataatatcaattaaGCTTTGACTATTACACACAGCATCAGTTGTGGAAACTATCACCCTAGCCTCACATTCATACTACTATTAAACCATtaaaaagcaaaacaaaaaatataatatcttagctgcgtttgtttacagggacaggacactgagacaggGACATAGAAACATAAAACCGTGTTTGACAGATGAGACATGGATAGAGACATTatgtccagagacactgaattaatatattttgtatccttcctgacaggaaggacagagacactaacaagggacacaacttatttttcattttttctttcattattcttgttaatttttcataattatacttattattatattttttttctcaaattttttgaatgaaaaaaaaaaaagagaataaattagattttcataatttgttctactttatgaccaaacaaaatacaaaaacactaaattttgtgtctctgtcctttATGTCTTGTTCTCAGTATCTTGTTTTGTCCTGTTCTCATAAACAAATGCAGCCTTATATGCTAATTCAGTTGGGAAAGCTTCTAATAGTGAAAAACATGAAACATTAAAAGGAATGTACCCGAACTAATTCAATAAACTTCTGACAATGAAGCAGAAAGCACATAGCTGATGTATTGTCCTGCAATAACCAGGTTGATAGTCATGTCTAGTGAGTTAAATACAATGAAAGAATATTCTTAGACAATAAATATCAAATGAAGAATTTCACACACAAGTTGGTCTGATGATATTTGGAaccatttaaaaataaaagggaaaatgGTAGACCTATGTCTTGAGGACCAAAGTATTCCAACATGAATATCATGGTCAAGTTGGCCATGTATTGCcacttttgtgtgtgtgtgtgtgtgtgtgtgtgagagagagagagagagagagagaaggggggacTAGAGCCAACTGGCAAAGTCTAGCCATCACAAATTCTTATGAAATCAAGTcttcaaactaaaataaaagcaaTTTGACCAATAGAAGAAATCAAAGCAGAGGGCAACCACCATTATATTCAGTGTAATGCAGAAGTATCAGCCATTATGAGCAGATATTACTTACGATAACAATCAGATTAAGTCAATACTTATTACACATACATCGAAGATCATTTAAGCCACAGCAGATTGAATCGAATTACATTTAAATCAGTAAAATTAGGAAGCTAGCTTAGCAACAGGatatacaatataattataatctGAAACAGCGCACCTCAACAATCTGGGGATACCATTCTCGCAATTTACCAAATGCAGTATCAATCTCCCCATCCCTGATTAGCTTCATTGAAGAGAAAAGGTGTAACCCATAAGTTTGTACATCAGCTAGCATATGTAGCCAGGAATCATATAAACTATTTAgggaagaaaaatagaaaggTAATCTAACAGTATGGGTACTTTATTACATGGCCACTGACTAGAAGTTCTAAATTCTAAAAAAGCAGAGACTCTACATTGAAACAAGAGATTGGATTTATGATGACTAATAATACATTTGATAATTACTCACTCCACTAAAACATGATAGAAAAACCTccataagagagagagagagagagagagagagagagagagagagagagaattttggtttttttatttggGGGGGGTGGAATCACAACTGAAAATtacagaatattttttttttcagttttcattttttattgacGTGTTTATATTGATAATAACAAAAATGGCCCATGTTTACATTATTTCCTGTGTCAAATGTGAATCCACCTTTTTACCATTTATATAAAATCCATGAACCCCATCCAGATGAACTAAAAGATCTCGTACTTTTCCCACCTTTAGAAGATTCAGTGCAGCAGGTATGATTACATCTAGGATATATGCATGCCTCCAAAAGAGTCTGAGTGGTTTCATTAAAGGATGATGTTGACAAAAGAAATGAACCAAACTATATTAGAGCAAAAAAACTTCCCGTAGTTCCAAGCAGAGGGATcacaagaaatttttgaaaaaaaaaacacaatgaaAACAATTTGAcatttttgtttccttttctctGTGATTTATTTCGGATGCTAGTTTAGGGCTTGTTTGAATGAACTTCTacgaaaagatcttttttcaagttatctttttttaaaagatcttttagaaAAGTAAAGATAGTTTTATGTTaggatatctcatataaaaatatctttttatctaacAATTATGTTTGgctataacaatataaaagtacttttttgtttatttattatgttaaaaatatcttttttaaagtaaaaaagatcttttataaAAAGATGCAAATTGTAGcttctaaaataaaaatgttttttttatttttctagtgcttttacttttactactaaaattttgccaaatacactaaaaaataaaaatctttttcaatgaaaaaagatcctTTCTAACAACTTAATGCCACCCAAACAAGCTCTTCCTCTCTTAATTTCCCTTCTTATCTAGTAATGTCATTTTCTTATCAAACATTTTCCAGTAATTATTGATGAAAACATACTAAATCACACCCTACCTAATATTCCCATGTTTCCTGTCCCAATAATACATGCTAGAACAAAAGTTGATAGCCTACCTGCCGGAGAGTCTTTCGGTGATTCAATGCATACATTATTTCCTGCTCATCAACCCCATTCTCCTGAGCTATATATATAGGAGGAACAGTACTTCTACTAGCCACATCAAATGAATTCAAGGTATCTTCGTAGCCATAGTGTAGCAGGTAAGAACGGACAATTCTGACAATAATATAAATTGTAATATATTATTACctatttattgcttttgaaatAGTATTGGTTTGCAAGAAAGTGATGGATGTCACTTGGAAAATGTGAAATATATTAATTTCAACATTTGTAAAGAACAACACAAAGAAATACAGTATACATCATCAGAGAAGGGGAAAGTTTGGAAAAGAGAACAGGTTAGTCAGTGTCTATATTAAAGTTTTTACACTAACTAATAACTAAATTTCTCAAAACCACTTAGTACTACTTCAAACTCTCTATTAAAGTTATGTCATTTGACCCGAAAAGAAAAACCAGAAGCCATTGCTAGCAGAGACAAAGCTATAGACAAATGTAACATAAGAAATCAGTACTAGAAGATCCACACATACAAGTAAGAAATTTTCATCAGTTGACACTTGTGTAATTTTACCCGGCTACCAACTACACATGAAGGTCCAAGAATAATCCTAGATATGAAAGACACATGAAAGAAAGTAATCTGGAGGCAGTTTTGTCTCACCCGTAACTAACATTTGATGTCAGAGGCAATTCCTCTATTTTCAGTtgttgcttcattctttcttgCACTTCAAATTCCTAATCCAAAAACATACAATAATAACTTCAGTACTTTTAAAATTGAAGTGTCATATGACCATGATTCTGGTTAATGTAGATAATCACAATGAAAACATGTCATCTTTGCATCCAAGTATGATCCTGTTCGTATAATTAGTGCTGTTTCACAACAATTTTAGTcatcattttcttttaaaaatgaggAAAGATATTGAGGGGGAATTTATAAgggaaataattaaaaaaggagTCTCAGGATGTTCTTGTTTATGCTTAATTTCTCAGAAAAAGTGCTCTTTAGATATTAAAGGAAGAACTTAAATCTATGTAAACTGTTTGAATAATATTCCTAAACAATTCAACTCAGGAAATGATAATTCCTTTTAGATGCCACAGAGAATTGCTTCTAATAAAATTGACTACAAGTCTAGGGTAGGATGTGTACACTTGAatgaacaaaatataaaaatggtTCTTACCTTTAGGTCAAAGGTAAATGGTTTCTGCCCAAAGTTGACATGCACCCTGTCAGAGATAAATGAAACACAGTCCTGTAAAATTAAATTCCTCAACTAATGATCAAAAGAAGCTGCCATTCGAATATTAGTAATTACTGTGTCTTGACAAGACGAGCCCTCTTAAATGAAGGAAGGGATAAATAACTAAGGATTGAAATGAGGAAAAATGCTAAAGACGGGGGTGACAGATTCAGCGGAATCATAATCAGATCAATTAAACACTGAAATAAACTACTTCCCCTACCCATATCATTCACTAAGCAGacctctcattttttttattataaacaaCACAAAACAGTATTGTACTCATAAAATAATTTGTCAGGGCTTAAAACAGATTTACAGCTATTGGCTCTTTTATGTTTTCTTATCAAATGCCACTCATAACATAGTTCAGCTTTATGAGTTCATAATAGACTGGCACATTCATTTAGTGAAGCAGAACTGAAAATTCAAAGGTAAACAAATGCATGCTCAGCATAGGAATGACaatttaagattaaaaataaCTACTCAAATCTCAATGCCGTTTACTATTATACTCAGATTGATTACTTCATATATAGCAAGTAGAAACACCTACTACATTGGAAAAAAAAAGTGTGTGATAAAAACAGGAAGAGACGGTTAATACTAGAATTCATGGTGATAGAACATACTCTTCATTTTGGCTATGAACAGCAATGGTAGGAAAGAGTGGACCCTTCATGTCCTTGTAAACTGTGCCAACAACTTGCCCATTTTTACTGACATAAAACACAAAATCTTGTTATGTAACAGAAACAGAAAgagaaatggaaaaagaaaaacctAGTGGTTGTGGAAATTACGTGAAGAAGAATTCCTGGGCAGCATAGTTGATTCCAGCGCCAACAATATCGCCAGATGTATAGGTAGGGCCGAAGGGTTCCCCTTTGCCATGTCCACGATAAAGAAGCCCATCATCCCCGTGATATCCACAGCTATTGGCCTCCCACCTATTCAAGAAATCGAAGAATCAGAATTGCAATTGAAGACTCTACTTGTAATTGAAGAGACGGAAAGAGAATGGAAATGAAGAACTCTCACCCGGGCTGCCTACGCATCTTGAAGGACTCGGAGGTGAAGCCGATGGCAATCTGGCCCTTGGCGCCGGCGTCCTTCACATAAATCTCGAAGTAGTAGAGGAGCAGCTTCGTGGGAGCAGCCTTGTTCGCCTGAATCACGCCGACGTCGTGGCCGTGAAGGTTCACATTCGTGTACTTAACTGACAGCTTGTCCGTCGACACCACCACGAATCCGCCGGAGCTGTTGATGGTGTTGAGCTCGCTGGGGGCCTCCTCCGCCTTCTCTTCCCCCTCCTCCGCCCCCGCCCCCCTCCGCCGGCACACTTCTAGAAAGTACAGCCCCAGATCTCTGCCTTTCTCTTCCttactgctgctgctgctgtggtggtggtggtggttgttattgttgttgttgttgttgatgttgaTATTGCTCACCCCGTTGCTGTTGCTGTTACTCTCACTCATCGCAAACCCTAGCTCGCTTGATTCTACACGATTCTTTGTTTTCGGTGTTATCTCTAATTCTATTGTGCACGCAATTCCATTCAATTACACAGTAGCGGAATCAATAGTTTCGTCTCCCTCCCTTCGCCCCTAAACCTTTCGTTTTAATTCGTCATTCAGTTACTCACCTCACCGAGTcaccgtctctctctctctctctctttctctctcctatttCGTTCTCATTCTCTTCCCAATTCCTGTTACCAAACAAGGCCTTAAGGACATGACTATTTGAACAAATATGTTAAgacatatttaattttaatgtacattataaaaaataactattatttttatacaaaattttataataattaaatttatattaaaaataaattgaataatatatatttataaatatatatatataataattttataattattttttatgtatatataatatttttatatttaaaaaataaaaatattttttaaaatatttataaatatatttttaaatttaatatatatttttatctatttataaatatttatatttatttattttttattatatttatatctattaaagttatttaaaatattaaaagtaaattTATTAAAcagattttttataatttttacttatgaatttttttttaatttaacaaatataattaCTATCATTTTTTAAAATCTGTCCTAAAAAAGTAGATTTAataaggttttttttttcaatactaAATCGGACCTTTATACAACGAAATGTTCCTACTGCCTACATGTACTTTGTTGTGTATATTGTACGTTCATGGTACATGACTTTCAGTCATTTAAATTCATCAATTCTCTTAACACCACCACTAGATATCTTTTAAAAGTGATTctttactcaatttttttattatattaatttaaaaaaataaaacaaatatatcaaaataaatttattatttttttaatttaaatataaatttacaaacagattaactaaaattaaaattcaaaattttaaatttaaatgttatAAATCCTAATAAAtctcaaataaaatcttaaatattctaaatcagatttttactaATAAAATCTTCCCTCCATGGAGATTTAAAGCTGCAGGCCTCCCACTTCTCATCTACGACTGTTTTCATCTTCTCTCAGGCcacacattttttttaataaaagacaatatttaaatgataagtagcatttttcttctcttaaatATAATATACATTAATCAATCAGTAAAATTTTTTAgagtgacaaataaattttttaaaatttatatttttcataaattagtttttaaaaaaagtattaataAAGTCTTTTAAAATAACATATGTGACACACTCCTTTTAAATTAAtccttataattaaaataaaaagtctgAATTTAAACTAACTTGTCCacagattattatattaaaaaaattttattggtaATTTTTTTAAAGACTGATATATCTAAAatgtaaattttcaaaaaaaattttattattttattttttttatatgaaaaaagtaATTGTGATTtatgttaatattattatatttttgtataatataCTAATATAAGAAATAATTGGTATAAGTAGAAatcttaaatattaattttaaataggataaaaaattaaataaaaatcgtATGTGATAattctcaaaaaataaaattatctttaaaaaaaatgtgactaATGATTTTTATTGAAATGAATATTAAAAAAGTACATCGATATCAATAATttctttttagaaaaattttaaaatatttaaataataaaaataaaatattattctaaCATAGTTAGTAACTATTAGCAACTCATTTTTCATTCTTAATTTAGAGTGATCATACAATGCAggttcttttttatctttttcttttggtATTACCTTCCTGAACCATGACAGAAAGTGGAGAGAATTTAATTGATTCCGTTTCTTTGAGTAATAAAGAGAGTGACGATGTAAGAAGAGGATATAAAGGGGGCTATTCACAACTGCAATAATAGTTTGGTTGAAAGACTTTTTGCTAAGAAATCATTTTTAACCGGAACTATAGAGGGGCTTAAAGCAATTTGGGGGAGACCAATAGGATTTCAAGTAAAGAAGATTGATCACAATCAATTCCAATTTTTCTTCGATAACAAGTAGGATGTTATGAGAATTGAGAGAGACTCCCCATATGCCTTTTCAAGGACTATGCTCTGCATGGCCAGCGTTGGAAAGAGGGGGTGTGCAttggaaaataaataataaatgagaTACCAATATGGACCTAAATTTGGGAGTTCCTGAAACCTTTAAGACGCTGGAAGTTGCTCGAAAGCTTGGTGAAAGGCTTGGTAAGGTGATGGATGTGGGACAGTTTGATGTTAAAGGGAGAGAGACACATATCATCAAAGTAAGGGGTGGTTATTGATGgaaattgagttacaaaagacTCTCTTAAGGTTGCTAGTCTTGACAAGTCTCCAATTAGAGTGGCGGTTCGGTATGAAAGGCTAGAGACGGTGCGTACGTGTTGTGCAACTATAGGTCATGACTATAAAACATGTGTTGTGTTTTTggaagatataaaaaaaataggataagaTAGGAGAATGGATCAGAACTGATCAAATTGGTATGAGAGTGGAGACTAAAGAGAATGAAGGGAGAAATGGAGAAAAGAGCTTTCAAGAGGGTCAACCCCTTCGCAAAAAGAAACCACTCACAAACTGCCTGGTAGATAGATTTTTAAACTTGAGtgttaaagacaaaaaaaaatacgaTCAAAGAGTCAAGAGTCCTGTCAGGAACGAAAGATGTaatgagaaaaagaagaatgataGGAGTATAGAGGATGCTATGGGTATAAGCTCGAATCAGATTCAATTGGGAGGAACAAGTAGTTTCCAAACGAAGCATGCTAACACAGGGGTCCTAACTGAAAACCGCATGCCAAGTACTCCTGCTTTTGAATATTCCGTCAAATGTTAAAGATTAAAACAGATGGCTAGATCAAACCATGGAAGGATAGAGATGCTATCCGGGACTAAAAAAAGTATGGAAGATGAATTGGAGATAGTTTTAGAATCATTAACTGGAGGAGTTGTTGGATATATAAATCAAGAGACGGTGGAGGGTGCCAGTCGTTCAGTGGCACCCAATGCACCACGAGAGTCCTAATGTGAACTGTCGGAGTTTGGGGAGACCTCTGACAGTCCACAGTCTTAAAGGAATATGCCAATCCCACTCTTCCGAGGTGGTACCAATTTCGGATGGTGGAACGTAAAGTTAGATCATGCGGATATCAAAGTTTTACATAAGTAGACCCGAATGAAACATCAAGAGAAATGACTGTAGCATGGAAAGATCATGTAGAGGTACACATTCTGTTTCAAAACTCTTTTTTCATAATTGCTTCGGTTAAAGATGAGAATAAGAATGTGAGTTGGGGGTTGGTTAGAGTTTACTTGAGCACTAATGAGCTTATTCGAATCAATCATTTCGAAAAACTCTCTTCTCGACTTTAGCAATTTGAAGGTAGCTTTATCATTTTGGGTGACTTCAATGCAACTACAAATTATGGAGAAAATTAGGGGTGAGCACAGGTAGTGGGTACCCGATTACCCACCCGAATtcgaaccaaaccaattaaattggttcagGAACCGACGGGTAATCAGGTCCAACCCGAATTGAACCGATGACATTTGCCGAtgattggttcgggtatcggATTTGGGGGCGCAGAACCCGAACCAACCCGTATACccgattataattaattaatatatatatatatatacatatgactTTATAAACACATAAACTGATAACCCTAATACTATCTCATTCTCACAATCTCACTAACGGCGCAACCAAATCATGGCAAAACCCTAGCAGAGGCAAAGGCACAGAGCTTCCTCCTACCACGCAACCAGCTTGGCAGCTTCTCcaatcttcatcatcttcttcattaGGCGTCAGGCGCGTCGTCTTCTCCACCTCGTCCGTGGACCATCTGGTGTATCGTCTTCCACGTAGCGGCAGCGACGCAGCAACCAACTTTCTCTCGGTCGTTGGCGTCTCAGACGGTATCTCTGTCAGCATCGTTGTTCGTGGTTCCTTCTCCAGCAGCAACCTTCCTCCAGGCTCCAGCGTCGTCTTTTCCGGTCACTCATTCAGGTTAGTCTATAATTTTTGGGGAATGTTATACGTTAAACtgttaattgttttattttctattcaatttttgaaattatacaTTCTTAGTTGTTGTTGAATAAAGCAATCTTGATCACTCTGAAACAATCGtgctgtttaatttttttaatattaatagaaTCTTGCCCTTATGTAAAAGCTAGATTTGATTTTGAACTGAGGATCTTCTATAAGctaattttgatttttaactTCAAAAATATTATGCTAATTGCTATGCAGTTACTATTATAATTCATGGTAGTAGATATTTATAACAGAGACCAAACCCTTAGAGTTTGATAATTGATGTTCACTAAAAACTAGAAGCCCCCTTAGATTTTGAAGTTGAAACCAAACATAAAACATTACGCTAAAGGCAAGGTGACATTAAGGATGTAGCAAGTGATGATGGAGTGTAATTATTATGAAATTTGTATTCCTATTTGTATatgtatttattcttttttttttatctatcatgCAATTTCACTAATATGtgattttatcttgttaattgagttgatttgtttaatttaaaCCGGTGCTGTAAAGTAGTATCCATCAGAAGGAGTTAGGTACTGTCAAATTGTGACATTAAGTATTAATTTCCCTCTCTAGCAAGTTGATTTCACTAATATGTGattttttatcttgttaattgagtttattttgtattgaatcaTAAGATATAGGAGCAAAGTAGTATCCATCAGAAGGAGTTAGGTGCTGTCAAATTATGATCTTTACTCGTTTATCAAATCATAACTCGAGTTATAGATATTCAACTGAGAAGCAACATATCAAGCTTTCGGGTCACTCAAAAATTTGTTAAAAGAGCCACAATTTGTTAAACTTCCATTTTGGGGACATATTGCTTGCAATGTTAATAAATACTCTGCAGTAAGGTCTTTCAATTGTACTAATTGGTTAGTAACAAATATATGACTTctcttattttatgtattttgcagattcaaaaaaatggaaaaaactaaCCCTAAAAGTGATTCGGTTGTTGGAAGTACTTCTTCTCCAAGTGCAGCCACTCCCGCTGCTGAGAACGATGGTCTTTCTGGTGGAACATCGCAAAGTCCAGCTCCCCTAGCGTTGCCTGCCTCAAATCCTTCATCAGAAACACAAACCAAAGCTGCTGAAACTACTGGCGAGCCTCCAAAAGAGGTAAAACGTAAACCCAGTAGAGCACCTAGTAGTGTTTGGGCGCATTTTACTAAAAGTTCTCCTAATGAAGCTTGCTACaactattgtaaaaaaaatatgcatGCAATAGTTCTAGTCATGGTACAACAAACTTGCATAAACATTTAAGAATTTGCACTAAAAACCCTCATAAGCAAGCTGAAAAGGGGCAGAAAACTATTGCACTTGGGAGCCAATTTGAGGATGACCCTAATGCAGTCACTATGAAGCTTGTTGATTTTAATCAAGAGGAAACTCGTCTTGCTCTTGCAAATATGATAATTGTTGATGAATTACTTTCTCTTTGTGGCTATTTTTCTTGATCCTCGTTACAAGTATGAGTATGTTGAATTTTGTCTTAATCGGGTGTATGGGTTGAATCAAGCCAAagatatgttaaaaaaattgaaggaTATCATTCATAAGTTGTTTGAGTATTACTCTATGATGTATCCCCTTCCGGATGGTAGTTCTTCTGGTAGTTTTAATTCTAGTATTGCCTCTCATGATCATGGGGTTGGTGGTGAAAATGCAATTGAGGAGGAAGATGCCTTCGAAGATGAGTTTAGAATGAgggttaaaaaaaaaagcaaggtgAGGTCAAAATGAATGAATTGGAAAGATACATGGAAGATGATGTGGAGGATAACATTTCCGGTTTTGACATTTTGCGTTGGTGCGGAAATTGAAATCAATGAAGTATTATGCTCTTGCTCACATGGCTAGGGATTTGTTGGCTATTCCCGTCTCTACCGTGTCTTC
Coding sequences:
- the LOC112737439 gene encoding ran-binding protein M homolog, with the translated sequence MSESNSNSNGVSNININNNNNNNNHHHHHSSSSSKEEKGRDLGLYFLEVCRRRGAGAEEGEEKAEEAPSELNTINSSGGFVVVSTDKLSVKYTNVNLHGHDVGVIQANKAAPTKLLLYYFEIYVKDAGAKGQIAIGFTSESFKMRRQPGWEANSCGYHGDDGLLYRGHGKGEPFGPTYTSGDIVGAGINYAAQEFFFTKNGQVVGTVYKDMKGPLFPTIAVHSQNEEVHVNFGQKPFTFDLKEFEVQERMKQQLKIEELPLTSNVSYGIVRSYLLHYGYEDTLNSFDVASRSTVPPIYIAQENGVDEQEIMYALNHRKTLRQLIRDGEIDTAFGKLREWYPQIVEDNTSAMCFLLHCQKFIELVRIGALEEAVKYGRIELSSFFGLPVFEDLVQDCVALLAYEQPLESPVGYLLKDSQREVVADTVNALILSTNPNMKESKNCLHSYLERLLRQLTACCLENRSLSGEQGEAFQLHRVLSSGKRG